The Rhipicephalus sanguineus isolate Rsan-2018 chromosome 7, BIME_Rsan_1.4, whole genome shotgun sequence genome includes a window with the following:
- the LOC119400644 gene encoding uncharacterized protein LOC119400644 — MGDHVLVKWASEDKWDVYPVRNIKSQTVVCQLVDDPKYVTTLTNQTVQVLWQDDEYAPAYILGIGSQVAMERKRTRLVLGQASRSSSARPKVRLVLYCIRSLVTATTTRGHSIFHTHANNALRPTLSSFFFSDVAREYSRATLNGIFASLAEVVSLLLRWV, encoded by the exons ATGGGTGACCACGTGCTTGTGAAGTGGGCCTCGGAGGACAAATGGGACGTGTATCCCGTTAGGAATATAAAGTCCCAGACTGTCGTCTGCCAGCTGGTCGACGACCCAAAATACGTGACGACGCTGACCAACCAAACAGTGCAAGTCCTGTGGCAGGACGATGAGTACGCACCGGCGTACATTTTGGGAATAG GATCACAGGTGGCCATGGAGCGCAAGCGAACGAGGCTTGTGTTGGGCCAGGCTTCTCGGAGCTCTTCCGCAAGACCGAAGGTGAGGCTGGTACTATACTGCATAAGAAGCTTGGTGACAGCCACTACTACAAGAGGGCACAGCATTTTTCACACCCATGCGAATAACGCGTTGAGGCCTaccttgtcttctttttttttttccgatgttGCTCGTGAATATAGCAGAGCCACGTTGAATGGCATTTTTGCTAGTCTGGCGGAGGTAGTGTCATTGCTGCTTCGGTGGGTATGA